Proteins encoded in a region of the Xylocopa sonorina isolate GNS202 chromosome 11, iyXylSono1_principal, whole genome shotgun sequence genome:
- the LOC143429268 gene encoding LOW QUALITY PROTEIN: uncharacterized protein LOC143429268 (The sequence of the model RefSeq protein was modified relative to this genomic sequence to represent the inferred CDS: substituted 1 base at 1 genomic stop codon), whose amino-acid sequence MRTPTLFLHINRCFIEHYQYSPDRYYQCSPIVSNLKTGVRFPLIKXNMSKETVGCIGKCTSGLTAHELDQITDNVVKTLAHKKGRIIFKNFIEQRDMRDNIKCLELYEKCSAIIEEKTKSSRSGKEFESLIEETGNVKEMIVFLDGVPSIDAEILNGFNEALKNPSWISLLDLLEKTKVLCSNHLSDVHKSFKEYASEPCPLKNK is encoded by the exons ATGCGCACACCGACTTTATTTCTTCATATTAATAGGTGTTTCATCGAGCATTATCAGTATAGTCCAGATAGGTATTATCAGTGTAGTCCAA TTGTTTCAAACCTAAAGACAGGTGTGCGTTTTCCACTGATCAAATAAAATATGTCGAAAGAAACGGTCGGTTGCATCGGGAAGTGTACATCTGGCTTGACTGCCCATGAATTGGATCAGATTACCGATAATGTAGTAAAGACTCTGGCCCATAAAAAGGGtagaataatttttaaaaaCTTTATAGAACAACGCGACATGAGGGATAACATCAAGTGCTTGGAACTGTACGAAAAGTGTTCAGCGATTATTGAAGAGAAGACAAAATCATC GCGATCAGGAAAGGAGTTTGAATCTTTAATCGAGGAGACCGGAAATGTGAAAGAGATGATCGTATTTCTCGACGGTGTACCATCAATAGACGCAGAAATTCTTAACGGCTTCAATGAAGCGTTGAAGAATCCGTCATGGATATCTTTACTAGATCTACTAGAGAAAACCAAAGTTCTTTGCAGCAATCATTTGAGTGACGTTCATAAAAGCTTCAAAGAGTATGCGTCGGAACCGTGTCCATTGAAAAATAAATGa
- the Neos gene encoding nuclear receptor coactivator protein neosin isoform X1 codes for MSIRLLKDPATVSSRIFVGHLQTDDMTKHELEEHFSKYGTVVGSSINRGFGFVQFEEEQSAQKAIQNEDGAMFKGRRIDVRPAKKDNQSSGGGGSAGKQLGGPNNQFNSGNNHFNAGNDSFSSGSQNYGGNSTFNPNQNFTCDPQLNDNQKGNNMQNRGSGNDQFGDGNQNRDNANDQFGNQNRNNGNDQFNNLMQTKGNNNFNPNNQNRSGGDQFNQNRGGNQFGSSGNQNRPGGNQNRNANNQNQSGGGGGGMNSGGSGGRQRGTRGGKNRNKNRDNSGGNNFRDRSPINRGGRLDDKGGRDWDHKQGDRLRGNNFARDSFNDSNNRYEDFKNAAPRDMNISFNNTSTSSEYTNVTTDKNDCEIIVVNKALTEYAESIEMRLKKIGLTVDLLFPNEDVLLSRVLGNIASRGCLYAVVVTPINQEHHSLTLNILHGLPQEHRNMLVEDAINLISRDFANYKAGGRSVPLNTPFANERHPDAIQVLLNMLADNHQLTVLQYDRVIKYLEIKREEQVQVELGDAKDLPTTTTTITVSDPKQAELQSRILNILNSNKTNSSAPVPSPVPAPTTTPAPVPPATWGTAASTATTASTTTTTTGVSPSPLLNDPTVQKALDSLLQGNLLKSIGDQQPATTTTPLFAAFSNIGRF; via the exons ATGAGTATAAGACTTTTAAAAGACCCTGCTACGGTAAGTAGCCGTATATTTGTGGGCCATTTACAAACAGATGATATGACCAAACACGAACTGGAAGAACATTTCTCGAAGTACGGGACTGTTGTTGGTTCTTCGATAAATCGTGGTTTTGGCTTTGTCCAATTCGAAGAGGAACAATCTGCTCAAAAGGCTATACAAAATGAGGATGGTGCTATGTTCAAAGGCAGAAGAATAG ATGTTAGACCAGCTAAAAAGGACAATCAATCTAGCGGAGGTGGTGGAAGTGCAGGAAAACAATTAGGAGGACCGAATAATCAATTTAATTCTGGCAATAATCATTTCAACGCAGGAAATGATTCTTTTAGCAGTGGAAGTCAGAATTATGGAGGGAATTCAACTTTTAATCCTAATCAAAATTTTACCTGCGATCCACAACTGAATGATAATCAGAAGGGAAACAACATGCAAAATCGGGGCAGTGGAAATGATCAATTTGGAGATGGAAATCAGAACAGAGATAATGCAAATGATCAGTTCGGAAATCAAAATCGAAATAATGGGAACGATCAGTTTAATAATTTGATGCAAACTAAAGGAAATAATAACTTCAATCCAAATAATCAGAATAGGAGTGGTGGTGATCAGTTCAATCAAAACAGAGGTGGCAATCAATTCGGATCAAGTGGGAATCAAAATAGACCTGGTGGAAATCAAAATCGCAATGCTAATAATCAAAATCAAAGCGGTGGTGGAGGTGGTGGAATGAACAGTGGTGGTAGTGGTGGGAGGCAAAGAGGTACTAGAGGtggaaaaaatagaaataaaaatagaGATAATTCGGGTGGAAATAACTTTAGAGATCGTAGTCCTATTAACAGAGGTGGTCGTTTGGATGATAAAGGTGGTAGAGATTGGGATCACAAACAAGGGGATAGATTAAGAGGCAATAATTTTGCCAGAGATTCATTCAACGATAGTAATAATCGTTATGAAGATTTTAAGAATGCTGCTCCCAGAGATATGAATATAAGTTTCAA CAATACAAGTACGTCGAGTGAATATACAAATGTAACAACAGATAAAAATGATTGCGAAATTATTGTTGTTAACAAAGCATTAAC GGAGTATGCTgagagcattgaaatgagattgaaAAAAATTGGATTAACAGTTGATTTGTTATTTCCAAATGAAGATGTCCTTCTTAGTAGagttctaggaaatatcgcgaGTCGTGGATGTTTATACGCTGTTGTAGTTACACCTATTAATCAAGAACACCATTCCTTAACTTTAAACATTCTACATGGTTTACCTCAAG AGCATAGAAATATGTTGGTCGAAGATGCTATTAATTTAATATCGCGTGATTTTGCTAATTACAAAGCTGGTGGACGATCGGTTCCATTGAACACACCTTTCGCGAATGAACGGCATCCTGATGCTATTCAAGTACTTTTAAACATGTTAGCTGATAATCATCAACTAACAGTGTTACAGTACGATCGTGTTATAAAATACCTTGAAATTAAGCGCGAGGAGCAAGTACAAGTGGAATTGGGAGATGCAAAAGATTTACCAACGACAACTACGACGATAACAGTTAGCGATCCGAAACAAGCCGAGTTACAGTCTAGGATACTTAATATTCTCAACAGTAATAAAACAAATTCATCTGCGCCAGTACCTAGTCCAGTACCAGCTCCAACTACAACACCAGCACCTGTCCCGCCAGCTACTTGGGGAACAG CAGCATCAACTGCCACCACAGCATCCACAACAACAACTACTACGGGAGTTTCACCGTCACCTCTGCTAAACGATCCGACAGTTCAAAAGGCACTTGACAGTCTGTTGCAAGGCAATTTGCTCAAAAGCATCGGCGATCAGCAACCGGCTACAACTACAACACCTCTATTTGCTGCTTTCTCAAATATTGGccgattttaa
- the LOC143428778 gene encoding THUMP domain-containing protein 1 homolog, whose translation MNFQKRKRNFFQNHGYNQKKHKQFNLEPGMKGFLCTCNFSEKECVRDAYKILNEFADEIYGPDITKDTNNESKNESVREKDDSVSENDEEDDISTALNKELDVLKTEYSKPVNARRFQVVDTGVKNVVFIRSTLTNPLELVTKIITELNKTKQQRTRFLLRLLPIEVVCKANMTDIKAKANVMLEKYFAQEPKTFSIVFNRHSNNNIHRDEVIEDLAEIISKKNPGNKADLKNPELAVIVEMIRGVCLMSVAPNYYKFRKYNLLEICNTKEPTNGTKEEEENVPNEQVKDVSLDIKDAKENKNVTEETIDNNKESID comes from the exons atgaacttTCAAAAACGGAAAAGAAACTTTTTTCAAAATCATGGATATAATCAGAAgaaacataaacaattcaatTTGGAACCAGGCATGAAAGGTTTTCTATGTACATGTAATTTTTCTGAGAAGGAATGTGTACGCGATGCTTATAAAATACTTAATGAATTTGCCGACGAGATTTATGGACCAGATATCACAAAG GACACTAATAATGAGAGTAAAAACGAATCTGTAAGAGAAAAAGATGATTCTGTCAGTGAAAATGATGAAGAAGATGATATTTCAACTGCTTTGAATAAAGAACTTGATGTGTTAAAAACAGAATATTCGAAACCAGTAAATGCTAGAAGATTTCAA GTAGTTGATACTGGTGTGAAAAATGTGGTATTTATAAGGAGCACATTAACAAACCCTTTGGAGTTAGTTACTAAAATTATCACagaattaaataaaacaaaGCAGCAACGTACAAGATTTCTATTGAGATTACTTCCAATCGAAGTTGTATGTAAAGCAAACATGACTGACATTAAAGCAAAAGCAAATGTAATGCTTGAAAAATACTTTGCCCAAGAGCCAAAAACATTTAGCATTGTATTTAA tCGGCATAGTAACAATAATATACATAGAGATGAAGTGATTGAAGATTTAGCTGAAATAATAAGTAAGAAAAATCCTGGAAACAAAGCAGATTTAAAGAATCCAGAATTAGCTGTAATAGTTGAGATGATACGTGGTGTCTGTCTTATGTCTGTTGCTCCAAACTATTACAAATTCAGAAAGTACAATTTATTAGAAATATGTAATACGAAAGAACCCACAAATGGTACaaaggaggaagaagaaaatgTCCCTAATGAACAAGTAAAAGATGTAAGTCTTGATATAAAAGATGCGAAGGAAAATAAAAATGTCACAGAGGAAACAATTGATAACAACAAAGAATCAATAGATTAA
- the Cutlet gene encoding chromosome transmission fidelity protein 18 homolog, whose translation MDSEFPDPDEEFDLVHQDEYELLKEIEDLENKKKLGSQNVRNLQEKAKETDDLNAYKSNLYKELNTPTSSRHNELCSPSTSKATECSGNSETDITKKRNYDELFGDISDILDTNSFADILEPREKRPRWDEPEKVIKAILDAREKFHEYTRGGFVKRKYVEEKKDTISLRVPCWNFVAVTRPCDAQRIYLRVRDNTQNRIQTSTRVISNLLSAPYSELKAKAEEIIVENVKRASYETSNLSITKTVDDTELWVDKYRPKSYRDLLSDESVNKQLLHWIKLWDKVVFNRNYVQYKNKRQNFIFRNKKFMDENTVEEVDSKGYPIQKIVLLSGPPGLGKTTLAHLVARHAGYNVIDINASDDRTPDGFRQFLLASTQMKAVIGNDPRPNCLVLDEIDGAPATSIELLLKFVQGKLISKQKKDKMKPDKQSNTCHRPIICICNEPYTPSLRALRAVALIISIPEINSAGLMDRLMEIAKKENLKVNPDALLRLVEMSGCDIRSCLGTLQYMGGISSKDNLSSALKDSRKNLFDSWKQLLTLPMNRNGILPISERVQLVLKTVRNGEPEKLALGIFHNYPEICDDKLNYVTVCLEWFEFFDEILTAIASSQIWSIMPYINYAFVTWHLYFARTRNVKLSYPSILYEVNQKHANSVGILTTIKKSSGRDSTALAVDYAPFLPDLLNPRLRTVSGHLHSTKEKENINRLVNILIDFGLTFTQEKNLDGTFDYKLDPDILRIGIFPDCKYRRTLQHAVKQIIVQELETERLRIATNFITRTTNAAQNRNKENENTAKEKTAVPEISAKIQNNISSTSRATETFKKLEAETKEITYKDFFGRIITVKQDKQQMLDKESSRKSLRKNGAWYKYKEGFSNAVRRKVIIEHLL comes from the exons atggaTTCTGAATTTCCTGATCCGGACGAAGAATTTGATTTAGTTCATCAAGATGAATATGAACTTTTAAAAGAAATCGAAG AtcttgaaaataaaaaaaaattgggaTCCCAGAATGTTAGGAATTTGCAAGAAAAGGCAAAAGAAACAGATGATTTAAATGCTTATAAATCTAACTTATATAAGGAATTAAATACTCCTACATCTAGTAGACATAATGAATTATGTAGCCCGAGCACTAGTAAAGCTACTGAATGCAGTGGGAACTCTGAGACAGACATCACAAAAAAGAGGAATTATGATGAACTATTTGGTGATATTTCAGACATATTAGACACAAATAGTTTTG CTGATATTCTGGAACCAAGAGAAAAGAGACCACGATGGGATGAACCTGAAAAAGTGATTAAAGCAATATTAGATGCTAGAGAAAAGTTCCATGAATACACTAGAGGAGGTTTTGTTAAGAGGAAATATGTTGAAGA AAAGAAAGATACTATATCATTGCGAGTCCCTTGTTGGAATTTTGTAGCCGTAACTAGACCATGCGATGCTCAACGTATATATCTAAGAGTAAGAGACAACACGCAAAACAGAATACAAACAAGTACACGTGTGATTTCTAATTTATTGTCAGCACCATATAGTGAGCTTAAAGCTAAAGCTGAAGAAATA ataGTGGAGAATGTTAAACGTGCTAGTTATGAAACTTCCAATCTTTCTATCACAAAAACTGTTGATGATACTGAATTATGGGTTGATAAATACAGACCTAAATCCTACAGAGATCTACTTTCAGATGAAAGCGTGAACAAACAATTACTACATTGGATAAAACTTTGGGATAAAGTAGTATTTAACCGAAATTATGTTCAGTACAAGAATAAAAGACAAAATTTTATATTTCGGAATAAAAAATTTATGGACGAAAATACAGTTGAGGAAGTAGATAGTAAAGGTTAcccaattcaaaagattgtgctACTTAGTGGACCACCTGGATTAGGAAAAACTACATTAGCACATTTAGTAGCGAGACATGCTGGCTATAATGTTATAGACATTAATGCAAGTGATGACAGAACACCAGATGGTTTTAG ACAATTCCTCCTTGCATCAACGCAAATGAAAGCTGTAATTGGAAATGATCCTCGTCCAAATTGTCTGGTTTTAGATGAAATTGATGGTGCTCCTGCCACATCTATTGAATTACTTCTAAAATTTGTACAAGGTAAATTAATTTCGAAACAAAAAAAAGATAAAATGAAACCCGACAAGCAATCAAATACTTGTCATCGCCCTATAATATGCATCTGCAATGAACCATATACTCCTTCCTTAAG AGCTCTTAGAGCGGTTGCACTCATTATATCAATACCAGAAATAAATTCTGCAGGACTAATGGACAGGTTAATGGAAAtagcaaaaaaagaaaatctTAAAGTAAATCCTGATGCACTTTTGAGATTAGTGGAAATGTCTGGTTGTGATATTAGATCGTGTTTGGGAACATTACAATATATGGGTGGCATTAGTTCAAAGGACAATTTATCCTCTGCATTAAAAGATAGCAGGAAAAACTTGTTTGATTCATGGAAGCAATTACTAACATTACCCAtgaatagaaatggaatacttcCCATTTCAGAAAGAGTTCAACTTGTATTGAAAACCGTTCGAAACG GAGAGCCAGAAAAATTGGCTTTAGGCATATTCCATAATTATCCAGAAATTTGTGATGACAAATTGAATTACGTGACAGTTTGTTTAGAATGGTTTGAATTTTTTGACGAGATTTTAACTGCAATTGCAAGCTCTCAAATTTGGTCAATTATGCCTTACATAAATTACGCGTTTGTAACATGGCATTTATATTTTGCTCGGACAAGAAATGTTAAATTATCTTACCCGTCTATTTTATATGAA GTTAATCAGAAACATGCAAAtagtgtaggaattttaacaacTATTAAAAAAAGTAGTGGCCGTGATAGTACAGCCTTAGCAGTTGATTATGCTCCCTTTCTTCCGGATTTGTTGAATCCACGTTTACGGACAGTATCtggacatttacattcaactaaaGAGAAGGAAAACATTAATCGATTAGTTAACATCCTGATTGATTTTGGTCTCACTTTTACTCAAGAGAAGAATCTTGATGGAACTTTTGATTATAAACTAGATCC TGATATATTGAGAATAGGTATTTTTCCTGATTGTAAATATCGTCGAACACTCCAACATGCAGTGAAACAAATAATTGTTCAGGAATTGGAAACGGAACGACTACGAATAGCCACAAATTTCATTACACGTACAACAAATGCTGCTCAAAACAGAaataaagaaaatgaaaatacTGCGAAAGAAAAAACAGCAGTACCAGAGATCAGTGCTAAAATACAAAATAATATATCTAGCACATCAAGAGCTACAGAAACGTTTAAAAAACTTGAAGCAGAAACCAAAGAAATC ACATATAAGGATTTCTTTGGAAGAATAATTACAGTCAAACAAGATAAGCAGCAAATGTTAGATAAAGAAAGTTCACGGAAATCCTTGAGAAAAAATGGCGCTTGGTATAAATATAAAGAAGGTTTCAGTAACGCTGTCCGTCGGAAGGTCATAATAGAACACCTTCTATAA
- the LOC143429359 gene encoding protein-lysine N-methyltransferase SMYD4 gives MDIAKELVLNLKQSNVSHAGYGSQKECEVLIEHILQNMMNSQLPELIPEVKNEDDSIQYREEGNQHFVMGDDDEAIKCYTMSLAYANNNELKSYAHANRSAALYRKQMFKECLIDIDSALSFGYPEEKRNKLKERAAKAIEEIKKKLQFKMDDHIATGTVTNTCLSERSSDAITVRYRNGNVKLSEDKTKNLTIDEKEDSVNSCNKVSMSDDSEKTQPRYLADEGPLKLAYGPSKEAPAASDGVNIGFSEKYGRHLVATKEFKPGDAVTIEYPYVYILYTQRYYTHCHKCLSQSYNLIPCPYCPVAQYCSEKCRKSAWEMSHDIECPIMALVGNLLNVDKDKIRMLTKIIRFVIVVTAKGKKLDELRADMKIAESNPDNRTAGFTDEGILDSTSARSALSLATNMTTRPLIGISAFACISALAAILLATQTNFFCKKYEVDQLKNINNYPEIKFCGSLMFRACVIMSSNCFSIQQEYRFLEGSGLYITHSLYNHSCAPNTFRHFEGLTMITRALEPIHPGDQLFTNYGASYAYMTKSERREKIMQDYFFECDCIACTFDWPTYKEILENHIGSINKNKELVERLKPYKQRLEKNMYDINAVKSVLDILYSNVSQPCEEIVHAEQYLKTYYLDP, from the exons ATGGATATAGCTAAGGAATTAGTGTTGAATTTAAAACAAAGCAATGTGTCACATGCGGGATATGGTTCACAAAAAGAATGTGAAGTTCTTATTGAACATATCTTACAAAATATGATGAATTCCCAGTTACCAGAATTAATTCCGGAGGTAAAAAATGAAGACGATTCCATTCAATACAGAGAGGAAG GGAACCAACATTTTGTAATGGGTGATGATGATGAAGCTATAAAATGTTACACAATGAGTTTAGCGTATGCAAATAATAATGAACTTAAGTCTTACGCCCATGCCAATCGATCTGCTGCTTTGTATAGAAAACAGATGTTTAAAGAATGTTTGATAGATATCGACAGTGCTTTAAGCTTTGGTTATCCAGAGGAGAAACGGAATAAATTGAAAGAGAGAGCGGCCAAAGCTATTGAAGAAATCAAGAAGAAACTACAATTTAAAATGGATGATCATATTGCTACTGGAACAGTTACGAATACATGTTTATCAGAAAGATCAAGTGATGCTATAACTGTAAGATATAGAAATGGAAATGTAAAGCTTTCAGAGGACAAAACTAAAAATTTGACCATTGATGAAAAAGAAGATTCGGTTAATAGTTGTAACAAAGTGTCTATGTCAGATGACAGTGAAAAAACACAACCAAGATACTTAGCGGATGAAGGTCCTTTGAAATTAGCTTATGGTCCTAGTAAAGAGGCTCCTGCTGCTAGTGATGGTGTCAATATTGGCTTTTCTGAAAAATATGGACGTCACTTAGTAGCTACAAAAGAATTCAAGCCAGGAGATGCAGTGACTATTGAATATCCATATGTATACATTCTCTATACACAAAG ATATTATACGCATTGTCATAAATGCCTATCACAAAGTTATAATTTAATCCCTTGCCCATACTGCCCTGTAGCACAATATTGTTCAGAAAAATGTAGAAAGTCAGCTTGGGAAATGTCTCATGACATAGAATGTCCGATTATGGCATTAGTAGGAAACTTACTTAACGTTGATAAAGATAAGATTCGCATGCTTACCAAAATTATTAGATTTGTAATTGTAGTAACAGCGAAAGGCAAAAAATTGGATGAACTGCGTGCGGACATGAAAATAGCTGAATCTAATCCAG ATAATAGAACTGCAGGATTTACAGATGAGGGTATACTAGACAGTACCAGTGCACGATCTGCTTTGAGTCTTGCTACCAACATGACAACGAGACCTCTTATCGGAATCAGTGCTTTCGCTTGCATTTCAGCTCTTGCCGCTATCCTCTTGGCCACACAGACTAATTTCTTCTGCAAGAAATATGAAGTGGaccaattaaaaaatattaataattacccTGAGATAAAATTCTGTGGCAGCTTAATGTTTCGTGCCTGCGTTATAATGTCTTCTAATTGTTTTTCA ATACAACAAGAATACAGATTTCTAGAAGGTTCAGGCTTATATATAACGCACAGCTTGTATAATCATTCTTGTGCACCAAATACATTCCGTCATTTTGAAGGGCTGACGATGATTACTCGTGCGCTAGAACCAATACATCCTGGAGATCAGTTATTTACAAATTATGGCGCTTCGTATGCATATATGACAAAATctgaaagaagagaaaaaataaTGCAAGACTATTTCTTTGAGTGCGACTGCATCGCGTGTACGTTTGACTGGCCAACGTATAAAGAAATCTTGGAAAATCACATCGGTTCTATTAACAAAAATAAAGAGTTAGTAGAGAGATTGAAACCATACAAACAAAGATTGGAGAAAAATATGTATGATATTAATGCTGTAAAGTCTGTACTTGACATACTATATAGTAATGTATCCCAGCCATGCGAAGAAATTGTACACGCAGAGCAATACCTGAAGACTTATTATTTAG atCCATAA
- the Neos gene encoding nuclear receptor coactivator protein neosin isoform X2 — MSIRLLKDPATVSSRIFVGHLQTDDMTKHELEEHFSKYGTVVGSSINRGFGFVQFEEEQSAQKAIQNEDGAMFKGRRIDVRPAKKDNQSSGGGGSAGKQLGGPNNQFNSGNNHFNAGNDSFSSGSQNYGGNSTFNPNQNFTCDPQLNDNQKGNNMQNRGSGNDQFGDGNQNRDNANDQFGNQNRNNGNDQFNNLMQTKGNNNFNPNNQNRSGGDQFNQNRGGNQFGSSGNQNRPGGNQNRNANNQNQSGGGGGGMNSGGSGGRQRGTRGGKNRNKNRDNSGGNNFRDRSPINRGGRLDDKGGRDWDHKQGDRLRGNNFARDSFNDSNNRYEDFKNAAPRDMNISFNNTSTSSEYTNVTTDKNDCEIIVVNKALTEYAESIEMRLKKIGLTVDLLFPNEDVLLSRVLGNIASRGCLYAVVVTPINQEHHSLTLNILHGLPQEHRNMLVEDAINLISRDFANYKAGGRSVPLNTPFANERHPDAIQVLLNMLADNHQLTVLQYDRVIKYLEIKREEQVQVELGDAKDLPTTTTTITVSDPKQAELQSRILNILNSNKTNSSAPVPSPVPAPTTTPAPVPPATWGTASTATTASTTTTTTGVSPSPLLNDPTVQKALDSLLQGNLLKSIGDQQPATTTTPLFAAFSNIGRF, encoded by the exons ATGAGTATAAGACTTTTAAAAGACCCTGCTACGGTAAGTAGCCGTATATTTGTGGGCCATTTACAAACAGATGATATGACCAAACACGAACTGGAAGAACATTTCTCGAAGTACGGGACTGTTGTTGGTTCTTCGATAAATCGTGGTTTTGGCTTTGTCCAATTCGAAGAGGAACAATCTGCTCAAAAGGCTATACAAAATGAGGATGGTGCTATGTTCAAAGGCAGAAGAATAG ATGTTAGACCAGCTAAAAAGGACAATCAATCTAGCGGAGGTGGTGGAAGTGCAGGAAAACAATTAGGAGGACCGAATAATCAATTTAATTCTGGCAATAATCATTTCAACGCAGGAAATGATTCTTTTAGCAGTGGAAGTCAGAATTATGGAGGGAATTCAACTTTTAATCCTAATCAAAATTTTACCTGCGATCCACAACTGAATGATAATCAGAAGGGAAACAACATGCAAAATCGGGGCAGTGGAAATGATCAATTTGGAGATGGAAATCAGAACAGAGATAATGCAAATGATCAGTTCGGAAATCAAAATCGAAATAATGGGAACGATCAGTTTAATAATTTGATGCAAACTAAAGGAAATAATAACTTCAATCCAAATAATCAGAATAGGAGTGGTGGTGATCAGTTCAATCAAAACAGAGGTGGCAATCAATTCGGATCAAGTGGGAATCAAAATAGACCTGGTGGAAATCAAAATCGCAATGCTAATAATCAAAATCAAAGCGGTGGTGGAGGTGGTGGAATGAACAGTGGTGGTAGTGGTGGGAGGCAAAGAGGTACTAGAGGtggaaaaaatagaaataaaaatagaGATAATTCGGGTGGAAATAACTTTAGAGATCGTAGTCCTATTAACAGAGGTGGTCGTTTGGATGATAAAGGTGGTAGAGATTGGGATCACAAACAAGGGGATAGATTAAGAGGCAATAATTTTGCCAGAGATTCATTCAACGATAGTAATAATCGTTATGAAGATTTTAAGAATGCTGCTCCCAGAGATATGAATATAAGTTTCAA CAATACAAGTACGTCGAGTGAATATACAAATGTAACAACAGATAAAAATGATTGCGAAATTATTGTTGTTAACAAAGCATTAAC GGAGTATGCTgagagcattgaaatgagattgaaAAAAATTGGATTAACAGTTGATTTGTTATTTCCAAATGAAGATGTCCTTCTTAGTAGagttctaggaaatatcgcgaGTCGTGGATGTTTATACGCTGTTGTAGTTACACCTATTAATCAAGAACACCATTCCTTAACTTTAAACATTCTACATGGTTTACCTCAAG AGCATAGAAATATGTTGGTCGAAGATGCTATTAATTTAATATCGCGTGATTTTGCTAATTACAAAGCTGGTGGACGATCGGTTCCATTGAACACACCTTTCGCGAATGAACGGCATCCTGATGCTATTCAAGTACTTTTAAACATGTTAGCTGATAATCATCAACTAACAGTGTTACAGTACGATCGTGTTATAAAATACCTTGAAATTAAGCGCGAGGAGCAAGTACAAGTGGAATTGGGAGATGCAAAAGATTTACCAACGACAACTACGACGATAACAGTTAGCGATCCGAAACAAGCCGAGTTACAGTCTAGGATACTTAATATTCTCAACAGTAATAAAACAAATTCATCTGCGCCAGTACCTAGTCCAGTACCAGCTCCAACTACAACACCAGCACCTGTCCCGCCAGCTACTTGGGGAACAG CATCAACTGCCACCACAGCATCCACAACAACAACTACTACGGGAGTTTCACCGTCACCTCTGCTAAACGATCCGACAGTTCAAAAGGCACTTGACAGTCTGTTGCAAGGCAATTTGCTCAAAAGCATCGGCGATCAGCAACCGGCTACAACTACAACACCTCTATTTGCTGCTTTCTCAAATATTGGccgattttaa
- the Pfdn4 gene encoding prefoldin subunit 4, with amino-acid sequence MSARKNVQSGFQQDSDVYITYEDQQKINKFARQNAKMDDLKEELKIKQNELKNLEDACDEIVLLDDDAKIPYHIGEVFIYEDLEKTQCYLDEIKEEKKKEISNLESKCADLKNVITELKTQLYAKFGSRINLEADED; translated from the exons ATGTCAGCGCGAAAGAATGTTCAATCTGGATTTCAACAG GACTCCGATGTTTATATTACATATGAAGATCAACAAAAGATTAATAAATTCGCAAGGCAAAATGCTAAAATGGATGATTTAAAGGAGGAATTAAAAATCAAGCAG AACGAATTAAAGAACTTGGAAGATGCGTGCGATGAAATAGTTCTTCTAGATGATGACGCAAAAATTCCATATCACATTGGGGAAGTTTTCATTTACGAAGATTTGGAAAAGACTCAG TGTTATTTAGATGAGATtaaagaagagaagaagaaagagaTCTCAAATTTGGAAAGTAAATGTGCTGATTTGAAGAATGTTATAACCGAATTAAAAACACAGCTATATGCAAAGTTTGGTAGCCGTATAAACTTAGAGGCAGATGAGGATTAA